A DNA window from Syntrophaceae bacterium contains the following coding sequences:
- a CDS encoding (Fe-S)-binding protein, protein MKTALYDSLDGVADALAKCMKCGNCMAVCPVYPAEKRESSYARGKLAIAEAVLRGDLRLDDGSVQEKLFNCLVCTSCMQNCPCGVDVGGIVIALRAALAREKGLHAVKRVIFRTLRNQTLFNRLMKTGASLQRLGLRRIPGDAGYELRFNIGLLTKRIFPGLAATPFREQAPERISFHKPGATAAFFTGCTFNYIFPGVAWDVVKVLNANDVEVLVPGGQQCCGIALLAHGDVEGARDLARKNLDAMETCGAAQIVTACGSCGESWQHGFLKILADDPVYGPKAAFWQSRTFDISTFLTAVVPFRQPEGRMEETVTYHDSCHMKKVMKVFTEPRILLQSIPGVTLKEMTRPDACCGSGGSYTITHPETSAGITGRKIEDILNTGAGRVVTGCPGCMMQLSEGLARARRPMVAGHYISLLARAYGENF, encoded by the coding sequence ATGAAGACGGCCCTCTACGACTCCCTGGACGGCGTGGCCGACGCCCTCGCAAAGTGCATGAAATGCGGCAACTGCATGGCCGTCTGTCCCGTGTATCCAGCGGAAAAACGGGAATCTTCCTATGCCCGGGGGAAACTTGCCATCGCCGAGGCGGTCCTCAGGGGCGATCTCCGTCTCGATGACGGGAGCGTCCAGGAGAAGCTCTTCAACTGCCTTGTCTGCACCTCCTGCATGCAGAACTGCCCCTGCGGCGTGGACGTAGGGGGGATTGTGATCGCCCTCCGGGCCGCCCTGGCCAGGGAGAAGGGCCTCCACGCGGTCAAGCGCGTGATTTTCCGGACCCTGAGAAATCAGACTCTCTTCAACCGGCTGATGAAGACCGGGGCCTCTCTGCAGAGACTGGGCCTGCGCAGGATTCCCGGAGACGCCGGGTACGAGCTCCGCTTCAACATCGGGCTTCTGACGAAACGGATCTTTCCCGGCCTGGCCGCCACGCCTTTTCGCGAGCAGGCGCCGGAGCGGATCTCCTTCCATAAACCAGGAGCGACCGCCGCCTTTTTCACCGGGTGCACCTTCAACTACATTTTTCCCGGTGTTGCCTGGGACGTGGTCAAGGTGCTGAACGCCAACGACGTGGAGGTTCTCGTTCCCGGGGGCCAACAGTGCTGCGGCATCGCCCTGCTCGCCCACGGCGACGTGGAAGGGGCAAGGGACCTGGCACGGAAAAACCTCGACGCCATGGAGACCTGCGGAGCCGCTCAGATCGTTACGGCCTGCGGATCCTGCGGCGAGTCCTGGCAGCACGGCTTCCTGAAGATCCTGGCGGACGACCCGGTCTACGGCCCCAAGGCGGCCTTCTGGCAGAGCCGCACCTTCGATATTTCCACCTTTTTGACGGCCGTCGTTCCGTTCCGGCAACCGGAAGGGCGCATGGAGGAGACTGTCACATACCATGATTCGTGCCACATGAAGAAAGTCATGAAGGTCTTCACGGAGCCCCGGATCCTCCTGCAGTCGATTCCCGGCGTCACGCTGAAAGAAATGACCAGGCCGGACGCCTGCTGCGGAAGCGGCGGCTCCTACACGATCACACATCCGGAGACGTCCGCCGGGATCACCGGCCGGAAGATAGAGGATATTCTCAACACGGGTGCCGGCAGGGTCGTCACGGGATGTCCCGGCTGCATGATGCAGCTGTCCGAGGGGCTCGCCCGGGCAAGACGGCCGATGGTCGCCGGTCATTACATATCGCTGCTGGCCCGAGCCTATGGTGAAAATTTCTGA
- a CDS encoding glycosyltransferase family 2 protein, with product MFLDRKIVVVMPAYNAAKTLKKTYEEVMAQGIVDLVILVDDASRDETAEIASALPKTKVFVHGENRGYGANQKTCYRLALAEGADIVIMVHPDYQYTPKLIPAMASMIAGGLYSCVLGSRILGGYALTGGMPLWKYAANRFLTLVENFLIGAKLSEYHTGYRAFSRELLERLPLEENSDDFVFDNQMLAQVVWFGYIVAEVSCPTRYFAEASSINFSRSLQYGFGCLRTAVQFRLAAWGFLSSRLFPEKPGRNGR from the coding sequence ATGTTTCTTGACCGGAAAATCGTTGTGGTCATGCCGGCCTACAACGCGGCGAAGACCCTGAAAAAGACTTACGAAGAGGTGATGGCCCAGGGGATCGTGGATCTCGTGATCCTGGTGGATGACGCCAGCCGTGACGAAACGGCGGAAATCGCATCCGCCCTGCCGAAAACGAAGGTCTTCGTCCATGGCGAGAACCGCGGTTACGGGGCGAACCAGAAGACCTGCTACCGTCTGGCGCTGGCGGAGGGGGCGGACATTGTCATCATGGTCCACCCGGATTACCAGTACACGCCGAAGCTCATCCCCGCCATGGCGTCCATGATCGCCGGCGGCCTTTATTCCTGCGTCCTGGGGTCCAGGATCCTGGGAGGATACGCGCTCACGGGCGGCATGCCCCTGTGGAAGTACGCCGCCAACCGTTTTCTGACGCTGGTGGAGAATTTCCTGATTGGAGCCAAGCTGTCCGAATACCACACGGGTTATCGGGCGTTTTCCCGGGAGCTCCTGGAGAGGCTCCCCCTGGAGGAGAATTCGGACGATTTCGTCTTCGACAACCAGATGCTGGCCCAGGTCGTCTGGTTCGGCTACATCGTCGCCGAGGTGAGCTGCCCCACCCGATATTTTGCCGAGGCGTCGTCCATCAACTTCAGCCGCAGCCTGCAGTACGGATTCGGATGTCTCCGCACGGCGGTGCAATTCCGCCTCGCCGCATGGGGCTTTTTGTCCTCGAGACTGTTTCCGGAGAAACCCGGCCGAAACGGAAGATAG
- a CDS encoding PhzF family phenazine biosynthesis protein produces the protein MPVPSLQKSFSFKKIDAFATATSEGNPAGAVYLNAPAEMTADEMQRIARELKGFVSEVGYVWKIDDGVYGLKYYSSEREVAFCGHATIGIAYDLIGNDPALLARETIRIVNNMGTLTVENRIEGENAVFVAAPEPVYANTRIDDGGFAEAAGIDPVDLDREKPISVVNAGLETLIVPIRRLETVLGMSPRLKELKSYCEAHSVDIVTVYSCETADKANAFRTRVFAPTFGYLEDPATGSGNAAFGCYLLKNGYWDGSSIRLEQNGDFARPNIVRLLARDDGGGMRVWFGGGAIVRIRGEYFLE, from the coding sequence ATGCCCGTTCCATCTTTGCAGAAATCGTTTTCTTTCAAGAAGATCGACGCCTTTGCCACGGCGACATCGGAGGGGAACCCCGCCGGGGCGGTCTACCTGAATGCGCCGGCCGAGATGACGGCCGATGAAATGCAAAGAATCGCCCGGGAGCTGAAGGGATTCGTTTCCGAAGTCGGGTACGTCTGGAAAATCGACGATGGCGTGTACGGATTGAAGTATTATTCGTCGGAGCGCGAAGTCGCGTTCTGCGGTCATGCGACGATCGGCATTGCATACGATCTGATCGGGAATGACCCAGCTTTGCTTGCTCGGGAAACCATCCGAATCGTCAACAACATGGGGACGCTGACGGTGGAGAACAGGATCGAGGGGGAAAACGCCGTGTTCGTTGCAGCTCCCGAGCCCGTCTATGCGAACACCCGGATCGATGATGGCGGTTTTGCCGAGGCCGCGGGCATCGATCCGGTCGACCTGGATCGTGAAAAGCCGATATCCGTTGTCAATGCGGGCCTTGAGACGCTGATCGTTCCGATCCGGCGGCTGGAGACGGTGCTTGGGATGTCTCCCCGTCTGAAAGAGCTGAAATCCTACTGCGAAGCGCACTCCGTCGACATCGTCACCGTGTACTCCTGTGAGACGGCGGACAAGGCGAATGCCTTCCGGACGAGGGTGTTTGCGCCTACCTTCGGGTATCTCGAAGACCCCGCGACAGGGTCCGGGAATGCGGCCTTCGGCTGCTATCTCCTGAAGAACGGATATTGGGACGGATCGTCCATCCGCCTGGAGCAGAACGGCGATTTCGCCAGGCCGAACATCGTCCGGCTGCTGGCCCGGGACGACGGCGGCGGCATGCGCGTCTGGTTCGGCGGTGGAGCCATCGTTCGGATCCGGGGTGAGTACTTTCTGGAGTAG